A region from the Actinomycetes bacterium genome encodes:
- the gabT gene encoding 4-aminobutyrate--2-oxoglutarate transaminase, producing the protein MTTETSTGGPSLPQERRLVTEIPGPRSRALQARRDSAVSGGVGGTLPVFIEAAGGGVLVDVDGNSLIDLGAGIAVVSVGNSAEHVVAGVQEQVAKFTHTCFMVTPYSGYVEVCEQLNRLTPGDHAKKSALFNSGAEAVENAVKIARYHTGRHAVVVFEHGYHGRTNLTMALTAKSMPYKKGFGPFAGEIYRMPLAYPFRWPTGPENAGREALEQVISKIEKEIGADQVAAILIEPIAGEGGFVVPAEGFLPGLAEFAQANGIVFIADEVQTGFARTGDMFACEHEGVVPDIITTAKGIAGGLPLAAVTGRAEIMDSVHSGGLGGTYGGNPVACAAALGAMRTIEEQDLSSRARRIGEIMLPALTDMQSRYPVIGDVRGRGAMVAVELVKPGTKDPDPAATAAVAKACHAEGVLVLTAGTYGNVLRFLPPLVMPEQLLEEALGVLDKAFASLGG; encoded by the coding sequence CCACCGAGACCAGCACCGGCGGACCCAGCCTGCCCCAGGAGCGGCGGCTGGTGACCGAGATCCCCGGCCCGCGCTCCCGTGCGCTGCAGGCCCGGCGCGACAGCGCCGTCTCCGGCGGCGTGGGCGGCACCCTGCCGGTGTTCATCGAGGCGGCCGGTGGCGGCGTCCTGGTGGACGTCGACGGCAACTCGCTCATCGACCTCGGCGCCGGCATCGCGGTGGTCAGCGTCGGCAACAGCGCCGAGCACGTCGTCGCCGGAGTCCAGGAGCAGGTCGCCAAGTTCACCCACACCTGCTTCATGGTCACGCCGTACAGCGGCTACGTGGAGGTCTGCGAGCAGCTGAACCGGCTGACCCCCGGCGACCATGCGAAGAAGTCCGCGCTGTTCAACAGCGGCGCCGAGGCGGTCGAGAACGCCGTCAAGATTGCCCGGTACCACACCGGCCGCCACGCGGTCGTCGTGTTCGAGCACGGCTACCACGGCCGCACCAACCTGACCATGGCGCTCACCGCCAAGTCGATGCCCTACAAGAAGGGCTTCGGGCCGTTCGCCGGCGAGATCTACCGGATGCCGCTGGCCTACCCGTTCCGCTGGCCGACCGGCCCGGAGAACGCCGGCCGTGAGGCGCTCGAGCAGGTCATCTCCAAGATCGAGAAGGAGATCGGGGCCGACCAGGTCGCCGCCATCCTGATCGAGCCGATCGCCGGTGAGGGCGGTTTCGTGGTGCCCGCCGAGGGCTTCCTGCCCGGACTTGCCGAGTTCGCCCAGGCGAACGGCATCGTGTTCATCGCCGACGAGGTGCAGACCGGCTTCGCCCGCACCGGCGACATGTTCGCCTGTGAGCACGAGGGCGTCGTCCCCGACATCATCACCACCGCCAAGGGCATCGCCGGCGGGCTGCCGCTGGCCGCGGTCACCGGCCGCGCCGAGATCATGGACTCCGTGCACAGTGGGGGCCTCGGCGGCACCTACGGCGGCAACCCGGTGGCCTGCGCGGCCGCGCTCGGCGCGATGCGCACCATCGAGGAGCAGGACCTGTCCAGCAGGGCCCGTCGGATCGGCGAGATCATGCTGCCGGCGCTGACCGACATGCAGTCCCGCTACCCGGTGATCGGCGACGTCCGCGGCCGCGGCGCCATGGTCGCCGTCGAGCTGGTCAAGCCCGGCACCAAGGACCCGGACCCGGCCGCGACCGCCGCGGTCGCGAAGGCCTGCCACGCCGAGGGTGTGCTCGTGCTGACCGCGGGCACCTACGGCAACGTGCTGCGGTTCCTGCCGCCACTCGTCATGCCCGAGCAGCTGCTCGAGGAGGCCCTCGGCGTGCTCGACAAGGCGTTCGCCAGCCTCGGGGGCTGA